TAAAAAAGGTATCGAATTAGGAGAAATCTCCAAACTTTTAGGAGCTACCTTTTAGATATATGGATGTGTGATTATGGTTAAAGTTATTCATACAAGTGGAAAACGTAAAACAGCTATCGCAAGGGGTACTGTTAGAGAAGGAACCGGTAAAGTAAGAATCAACAGAGTTCCTTTAGAACTTTATTCCCCAGAGCTTGCTAACTTAAAATTACAAGAACCATTAACTTTAGCTGGAGATTTAGCTAATGAAGTGGATATTAATATCCATGTTGTTGGTGGTGGAGTAATGGGTCAAGCTGAAGCTGCACGTATGGTTATTGCAAAAGGACTCGTACAATGGTCTCAAGATATGGATTTAAAAGAAAAATTCACTCAATATGACAGAACCATGTTAGTAGGTGACCCAAGACGTTCTGAACCTAAAAAATACGGTGGTCCTGGAGCAAGAGCACGTAAACAAAAAAGTTACAGATAAACTCTGTAATTTTAAATTTTATTTAAATTAAAAAAAGATGATATAAATGATTCCTATTAGATGCTTAAGTTGTGGAAAACCAGTTTCTTCTCATTTCGATGAGTATACAATAAGAATGATTGGTGGTAAACAGCTATTTCATGAATTAGAAGATCGTGATTTAGTTGGTGCCTTTATGGAACAATTAACTATTGAGAAAAAAGAAGCTAATGAAATTCTTTCTAACTTAGGATTACGTGGCAATTACTCTGGTGATAAATCTAAAGATGTTTTAGATGAATTAGGTTTAACCAGGTACTGTTGTAGAAGAATGTTAATTTCTCATGTTGAAACATGGGATTAACCGGTTTAGGGATTTTATATTTGAATATAATCTTGGTAAAATATATGCCTAAAAATGGAAGTAATATTCATGAATGTTGAAAAAAAATTAACAAGGTTTGAAAGGGCTAGACTTCTTGGAGCTAGAGCAATTCAAATATCCATGGGTGCCAGACCTTTAGTTGAAATAACTGACTCTCTTGACCCAATTGATATAGCTTATGAGGAGTTAAAAGCTGGAGTTTTACCATTAGATGTTATTAGAGATGAATAAATAGTTTATCTATTTATTCCCAAATTTATTTAAAAAAAATAAAAAATACCAACATAACTCTATAAAGAAACTTACTGATTTTTTAAAGAGTATAGATTATATGGTAATAAATTAATTGACACTGAGGTGTTTTTTTTGGATAGTATAATAGAAGATGTCCAAGTTCGTAAGATTTTGGATAGCAGAGGAAACCCAACTATTGAAGTAGATGTAGTTACTTGGAATGGTTTTGGTAGAGCTGCTGCACCAAGCGGGGCAAGTACCTGTTCTCGTGAAGTTGTATCTTTTCCAGATGGCGGAGTGGATGTAGTAGTCCGTGAAATGGAAGATTTTATAGCTTCAGAATTAATTGGTATGGATGCTAATGATATTAACACCATCGATGAAGTCTTAAAAGAGATTGATGGTACTGATAACTTAGCGGCTATTGGGGGAAATACTACTGTAGCTATTTCTATGGCCGTAGCTAAAGCCGCTGCACAATCTTATAACATGCCACTATACAAATACATTGGTGGTCACTTAGTTAATGAATTACCATTCCCTTTAGGAAATATGATGAATGGTGGTGCACATGCGGGCGTAAATGCACCTGATATCCAGGAATTTCTGGTAGTGCCTACTGGAGCTAATAGCGTTGTCGAAGCTGTTTTCGCAAATGCTAGTGTTCATAAAAGACTAAAAGAATTAATTCAGACTAAAGACTCTAACTTTACTGGTGGTAAAGGTGACGAAGGAGGATGGGTGCCTAACATAACCAATGATGCTGCTTTGGAAATTCAGGCTAAAGCATGTGAAGAGATTGGCGATGAATTAGGTATTGAGATTAGACCTTCTTTGGACATGGCAGCTTCTGAACTATGGAATGCAGATGAGCAGAAATACGTTTATGCTCAAGATGGTGTTAAAAGAGACACCGGCGATCAAATTGATTTCGTAAAAGATATTATCGATACTTATAATATGTTTTATGTAGAAGACCCATTTGATGAATCCGATTTCAATGGATTTTCTGAGTTAACCTCAAAAGTGGGTGAAAAATGTTTAATTTGTGGCGATGATTTATTTGTAACTAATAAGGAATTATTAGCTAAAGGAATCGAAACTAAAGCTGCAAATGCTATTATCATCAAGCCTAATCAGATTGGTTCATTATCTGAAACTTATGCTACTGTAAAACTGGCAAAAGAAAATGATATTATTCCTGTTGTATCACACAGGTCTGGTGAAACCACTGATGAGACTATTGCACATTTGGCTGTTGGTTTATCATGTCCAATGATTAAAACAGGAGCCATCGGCGGTGAAAGAATAGCAAAATTAAATGAACTTATTCGCATCGAAGAAGAACTTTTAAATCCACAGATGGGTAAATTTTAAGAAAAAATACATGGAGATTATACGATGTCAAAAGTAATACTTGATTACGATAAATGTGATGGTGCTGACTGTGCAGAATGTGCTGATGTTTGCCCAATGGAAGTTTTAGTACTCGAAGGAGATAAAATAGAAATTCACAATCCTGAAGACTGCAGTTATTGTGAAGTATGTATGGATGTATGTCCAAACGAATGTATTCAAATTGAAGATGAAGATTAAATTAGATAAAAGGTGATTATTAATGGCTAACGAACTTTTAATTGACTTAGATAATTATTTAGCAGCAGGTTTACATATCGGAACCCAACAAAAAACAAGTGATATGGAAAAATACATATTCAGAGTAAGATCTGATGGTTTATACGTTTTAGATATTCAAAAAACTGATGAAAGAATCAGACAAATTGCAAAACTTTTAGCAAAATACGACCCGGAAGATATTTTAGTAGTAGCTACCCGTCAATATGGTCAAGCTCCTGTTAAAAAATTCGGTGAAATTACCGGAGCAAAAACCATTCCTGGCAGATTCATCCCTGGTACTTTAACCAACCCAAATTATGCTAAATTTATCGAACCAAAAATTATTGTTGTAACTGACCCAAGATCAGACGCACAAGCAATTTTAGAATCCAAACAAAACGGTATTCCTGTTGTCGCATTATGTGATACTGAAAACTTACTCAGTTTTGTTGACATTGCTGTACCTGTAAACAACAAAGGTAGAAAAGCTATTGCATTAGTTTACTGGTTACTCGCTAGACAAATTTTAAGAGAAAGAGGAGATATTCCTGAAGACGGTGACTTAGATATAGAACCAACCGACTTTGAACTTAAATTCTAAATGATTTAAATGATTAGAAAACCTGCTGTTGCTGGAGCGTTTTATCCGGATAATCCTGATATTCTTAAAAAAACTATTGAGGATTGTTTTTTAGACAAAAGAGGTGTTGGTGAAATACCAACGCTTAATTCTTTTGATGGTCTAGATTATCCTTTAAACATTATGGTTCCGCATGCAGGTTATCAATATTCTGGTGCAATAGCCAGTCACGGCTATTGCAAATTAGTTCAAAATGGTTTTCCGGAAGTATTTATTATTCTAAGTCCTAATCACACTGGTTTGGGCAGTGAAGTTTCTGTTTTTAATGAAGGCGAATGGATTACTCCGTTAGGTAATATTGAAGTTGACGGGGAATTTGCAGATTCAATTATTTCACATTCAGATATTGCATCTGCAGATTTCATGGCTCACATTCGTGAACACAGCATTGAAGTTCAGCTGCCTTTCCTACAGTATTTTTCAAATGATTTTAAAATAGTTCCAATTACTATGGGATCCCAGTCATTTTCCGCTTCAAGCGATTTGGCAAAGGCAATTTTTGATGCTGCAAATGAATTGAACAAGTCTTATGCAGTTATTGCAAGCACTGATTTATCCCATTTTAACAATCAGGAAAAAGCTAATAAAGTGGATAACTTTGTTCTGGAAGATATTGGAGAGATGAATGAATTCAAACTCTTTGAAGAAGTTGTTCAGTATAACATTACCATGTGTGGTTACGGTCCGGTAATTACAACCATTTATCTTTCAAAAATGTCAGATAAAAACAGTTGTGATATATTGTCCTATGGGACAAGTGGAGATGTTACCGGAGACTTTACTTCTGTTGTCGGGTATGCTTCAGGTATTTTTAAATAAGGTGTGCATATGATAGCAAAGGCCTCAGCTCCTGCAAAAGCAATATTATTTGGTGAACATTCAGTTGTTTATGATGAACCTGCTATTGCCGGTGCTGTTAATAAAAGAGCTTACATTACAGTTAAGGAATCTCAATGCGATAAATCTATTTTTAGAGCACCTAATATTAATTTTGAAGCGGAATTACTTACCCGAGAAAAGAAATATATTTTAAGAAAAGGAAAACCAGGTATTATTCGATATATTTTGGAATCTCTTTATAGAGTTCACGACCACACTCCAATAGACATTACCCTAAATTCCAACGTACCTATCGGCTCAGGATTAGGGTCATCTGCTGCAGTTACAGTAGCTACTCTGGCAGCATTATACCGATATCACAATATTCGTTTTAACAAAAAATCTTTAGCTCATGATGCTCACATGGTTGAACAGGCAGTTCAGGGAGTTGCAAGTCCTTTGGATACTTTAGTATCTACCTATGGTGGCCTTGTATATTTATCCAGAAATAAGCAGGTTGAGCATTTCAATGTTAATTTTAATGTTCCGTTTGTTGTTGGTTTTACCACAAAACACGGAAACACAGGAAAAATGGTTAAAGATGTAAGATCTCTTAAAAATAGAAATCCTAAAATCATTAATCCAGTAATATCCTCAATGGGTAATTTGACCAATTATGCAAAGCAGGCTATTTTAAAAAGAGACTTTAATAAAGTTGGGGAATTGATGAATATTAATCATGGATTTTTAGATGTTTTAGGAGTTAATACTTTAGAATTATCTAGAATGGTTTATAATGCAAGGGAAGCTGGAGCTATAGGTTCAAAAACTACTGGTGCCGGTGGAGGAGGCAGTATTATTGCTCTTTGCCCTGGAAAAGTGGAACAAGTGGCAGAAGCTATTAATCGTGATGATAATGTTTTAAAAATCCGTTTCACACGTAAAGGAGTTTCTTCAAGGGTGTACAAGTGATTTTATGATTATTTTAAAAATTGGTGGCAGTATTTTAACAAATAAAGACTCATCAAAAAGTGAAGTTGATGAGGAATCTTTGAAAAGAATTGCATCCGAAATCAAATCTTCTCTTGATAATGAAAATAAAGAATTGATTATTGTACACGGTGCAGGTTCTTTTGGACATCCTCCTGCCAAACAATACAGAATCGGTGAAAAGTTTGCAGAAGATGAATATCCTGAAAAAAGAATTGGTTTCAGTAAAACTCAAAATGCCGTTAAAAAATTAAACATGCTAATTTGTGAAGCTTTCATTGATGAAGGTTTGCCTGTTGTTGCAATTCCAGCATCAAGTTTTATGAGCGCTGCAAATAAGAGGATTACTGAAGGAAATCTGGATTATTTCAGTAAATATTTAAGTAAAGGATTTATTCCTGTCATTTATGGTGATGTTGTTTTAGATTCTGAGCTGGAAATATGTGTAATTTCCGGAGACCAGTTAATACAATATCTTGCAAGGAATCTCAATCCGACTCAGGTGATTCTTGGGACTGATGTCGATGGAGTTTACAATAAAAATCCTAAAACTCATGATGATGCAATATTTTTTGAGAAATTCTCCTCACTTGAAGATCTGGATACATTAGAAGGAACAACCAATGTGGATGTTACTGGTGGAATGGTTGGTAAAATTAAAGAACTTTTATATTTAGCTGATTTAGGAATTGAATCTAAAATAATAAATGCTGAAGTTAAAGATAATATTTTCAAAGTATTGGAAAATGAAGACGTTAAAGGAACTGTAATTTCAAGGGGAAATTAAAAGTATGATTTCAGATAGAAAATTAGAGCATTTATTAATTTGTGAAAATTATGATGTGGAGTTTAAGAATAAGACTACAGGTTTTGAAGACATTGAACTGATTCATAATGTCCTGCCTGAAATTGATAAAAATGAAATAGATTTATCAACTTCTGTTTTTGGTAAAAAATTAAACTCCCCTTTATTTATTACTGCAATTACTGGAGGACACCCTGCAGCAAAACCTATCAATAAGGAATTGGCAATTGCAGCTGAAAGCAATAATATTGCTTTGGGAGTTGGTTCCCAAAGGGCTGCATGTGAACATCCTGAACTTGAAGATACTTATACTGTTGTTCGTGAAAATGCACCTGACTGTTTACTGGTTGGTAATATTGGTGCTCCTCAACTTAATTTGGCTGAAAAAGCTGTTGAAATATTGGATGCAGATATTTTAGCAATTCATTTAAACCCTCTTCAGGAATCAATTCAACCTGAAGGTGACTTGGATGCTAGAGGTTATACTAATTTAATTAATCAGATTACAGAATCTGTAGATATTCCTGTTCTGGCAAAGGAAACCGGCTGTGGAATTTCTGGAGAATCTGCAAAAACTTTAGTTGATGCAGGTGTTGATTTTATTGACATTGAAGGTGCCGGCGGAACAAGCTGGGCGGCTGTTGAAACATACCGTGCTGAAGACAAACATTTCGGAGAAATATTCTGGGATTGGGGAATTCCTACTGCTATCAGTACTGTTGAAGTAACCAATGCAGTTGATGTTCCTGTCATATCCTCCGGTGGTATAAGGAATGGTCTTGAAGCAGCTAAAGCTATTGCTCTTGGAGCAGATGCTGTTGGAATGGCTTTACCTTTCCTTAAAAATTGTACATCACAGGATCAACTTAACGAATTTATTCACAGATTTAATGATTCTTTAAGGATTGCAATGTTCTTAGTGGGGGCTAAAAATATAGAAGAATTAAAACAAAGCAATCTTGTTATACATGGAAAAACAAGGGAGTGGCTCAATGAAAGAGGAATTAACACTAAAAATTATTCAAGGAGATAAACAATGAGCGTAGAAGTAATCGCTATAGGCGGATATCAAGAAGTCGGGAAGAACATGACTGCGATTCGCATTGGTGAAGATGTTGTAATCTTCGATATGGGAATCCATCTTGATAGGATTAGTATGCATGAAGATACTGATATTGATAGGATGCATAGCCTAGATTTAATTGAAAGAGGAGTTATTCCGGACGATACATTAATGAAAGATGTTGACGGTAAAGTTAAAGGAATAGTTTTCTCTCACGGTCACTTAGACCATATTGGTGCAGTTGCTAAATTGGCACACAGGTATGACGCACCGTTAATTGGAACACCATATACCGCAGCTTTAATTGAAAAACAAATTAAAGGCGAACGTAAATTCAAAGTAACAAATCCAATCAGACCTTTGAATCCTGGAAGCAAACTAAAATTATCTAAAGACATTACTTTGGAATTTGTTCAATCAACACACAGTATTCCTCAAGCGGTATTTCCAGTATTGCATACTCCGGAAGGAGTTATCGTTTATGCATTGGATTTTAAATTTGATAACCATCAGAAAGTTTCTCCACCGCCGGATTATAAAAGATTAAGGGAACTTGGAAGGAAAGGAGTTCTTGCTTTAATTGTGGAGACAACTAACGCTAAAAATTATAATGAAGTTAAAACTCATTCAGAAAGAATTGCAAGAAATATTTTAGAAGATGTAATGAAAGGACCTCTTCAAGAAAAGACCGGTATGATTGTTACCACATTTTCATCTCATGTTGAAAGGGTTCAGGCTATCGCAGACATTGCTAAAAAAAGCCATAGGGAAATATTTTTCCTTGGAAGGTCTATGGAACGTTTCTGCGGAATCGCACAAAAATTAGGAATTTTAAAGTTACCTAAGAATGCCAGCATCTATGGCTCTCCTAAAGCTGTAAATAAAGCTTTAATGAAAGCTGATGAAGATAGGGCAAACTATTTGCTTGTTACTACAGGTCACCAGGGTGAACCTGATGCACTGCTTCCAAGAATAGCAAACGGCAGAACTCCATTCAACATTAAAAAAGGAGATAACGTAATCATATCTGCACCTATTATTCCGAATCCAACCAATGCTGCAAACAGGCACATTATGGAAAGGAGATTGAAATTAAAAGGTGCAAGAATTTATCCGAATGCTCATGTTTCCGGTCACGCTGGAAGAGAAGACCACAGGGAATTCTTACGTATGTTAAAACCACAACATATTATTCCAGCTCACGGAGATTTATCAATGCTTGCAGCTTATGCTGAACTTGCTGAAGAAGAAGGATACAGAATAGGATATGATATTCATATTTTAAGAAATGCTCAGGCACAAGTTTTCAAAGGTTAAGAGGGATAAAAATGAGTGATGTAAAAGAAGTACTTGGTAATTATTCAACTGATATTACAAAAACAATTGAGGAAGAATTGGCTATTATTACTCCGGATAATCTTGCAGAAGCATCAGTTTATCTTACAAGAGCCGGTGGAAAAATGCTAAGGCCGGCTTTAACATTAATTACTGCTGAAGCTGTCGGGGGAAAACGTGAATCTGCACTAAAATCTGCAGCAGCTATTGAATTAATCCATACATTTTCACTTATCCATGATGATATCATGGATCAGGATGATATGAGAAGAGGAATGCCTTCTGTTCATAAAGTATGGGGTGAAGATGTTGCAATCCTTGCAGGAGATACCTTATTTTCAAAAGCTTTTGAAATTATCATTGGCAGTGAAGGAACCAGTTCAGATCAGAATAACAGGGCATTGGCCACCG
The uncultured Methanobrevibacter sp. DNA segment above includes these coding regions:
- the mvk gene encoding mevalonate kinase, which encodes MIAKASAPAKAILFGEHSVVYDEPAIAGAVNKRAYITVKESQCDKSIFRAPNINFEAELLTREKKYILRKGKPGIIRYILESLYRVHDHTPIDITLNSNVPIGSGLGSSAAVTVATLAALYRYHNIRFNKKSLAHDAHMVEQAVQGVASPLDTLVSTYGGLVYLSRNKQVEHFNVNFNVPFVVGFTTKHGNTGKMVKDVRSLKNRNPKIINPVISSMGNLTNYAKQAILKRDFNKVGELMNINHGFLDVLGVNTLELSRMVYNAREAGAIGSKTTGAGGGGSIIALCPGKVEQVAEAINRDDNVLKIRFTRKGVSSRVYK
- the fni gene encoding type 2 isopentenyl-diphosphate Delta-isomerase, encoding MISDRKLEHLLICENYDVEFKNKTTGFEDIELIHNVLPEIDKNEIDLSTSVFGKKLNSPLFITAITGGHPAAKPINKELAIAAESNNIALGVGSQRAACEHPELEDTYTVVRENAPDCLLVGNIGAPQLNLAEKAVEILDADILAIHLNPLQESIQPEGDLDARGYTNLINQITESVDIPVLAKETGCGISGESAKTLVDAGVDFIDIEGAGGTSWAAVETYRAEDKHFGEIFWDWGIPTAISTVEVTNAVDVPVISSGGIRNGLEAAKAIALGADAVGMALPFLKNCTSQDQLNEFIHRFNDSLRIAMFLVGAKNIEELKQSNLVIHGKTREWLNERGINTKNYSRR
- a CDS encoding isopentenyl phosphate kinase, producing the protein MIILKIGGSILTNKDSSKSEVDEESLKRIASEIKSSLDNENKELIIVHGAGSFGHPPAKQYRIGEKFAEDEYPEKRIGFSKTQNAVKKLNMLICEAFIDEGLPVVAIPASSFMSAANKRITEGNLDYFSKYLSKGFIPVIYGDVVLDSELEICVISGDQLIQYLARNLNPTQVILGTDVDGVYNKNPKTHDDAIFFEKFSSLEDLDTLEGTTNVDVTGGMVGKIKELLYLADLGIESKIINAEVKDNIFKVLENEDVKGTVISRGN
- a CDS encoding 30S ribosomal protein S9, translating into MVKVIHTSGKRKTAIARGTVREGTGKVRINRVPLELYSPELANLKLQEPLTLAGDLANEVDINIHVVGGGVMGQAEAARMVIAKGLVQWSQDMDLKEKFTQYDRTMLVGDPRRSEPKKYGGPGARARKQKSYR
- a CDS encoding 4Fe-4S dicluster domain-containing protein is translated as MSKVILDYDKCDGADCAECADVCPMEVLVLEGDKIEIHNPEDCSYCEVCMDVCPNECIQIEDED
- the amrB gene encoding AmmeMemoRadiSam system protein B — translated: MIRKPAVAGAFYPDNPDILKKTIEDCFLDKRGVGEIPTLNSFDGLDYPLNIMVPHAGYQYSGAIASHGYCKLVQNGFPEVFIILSPNHTGLGSEVSVFNEGEWITPLGNIEVDGEFADSIISHSDIASADFMAHIREHSIEVQLPFLQYFSNDFKIVPITMGSQSFSASSDLAKAIFDAANELNKSYAVIASTDLSHFNNQEKANKVDNFVLEDIGEMNEFKLFEEVVQYNITMCGYGPVITTIYLSKMSDKNSCDILSYGTSGDVTGDFTSVVGYASGIFK
- the eno gene encoding phosphopyruvate hydratase; its protein translation is MDSIIEDVQVRKILDSRGNPTIEVDVVTWNGFGRAAAPSGASTCSREVVSFPDGGVDVVVREMEDFIASELIGMDANDINTIDEVLKEIDGTDNLAAIGGNTTVAISMAVAKAAAQSYNMPLYKYIGGHLVNELPFPLGNMMNGGAHAGVNAPDIQEFLVVPTGANSVVEAVFANASVHKRLKELIQTKDSNFTGGKGDEGGWVPNITNDAALEIQAKACEEIGDELGIEIRPSLDMAASELWNADEQKYVYAQDGVKRDTGDQIDFVKDIIDTYNMFYVEDPFDESDFNGFSELTSKVGEKCLICGDDLFVTNKELLAKGIETKAANAIIIKPNQIGSLSETYATVKLAKENDIIPVVSHRSGETTDETIAHLAVGLSCPMIKTGAIGGERIAKLNELIRIEEELLNPQMGKF
- the rpsB gene encoding 30S ribosomal protein S2 translates to MANELLIDLDNYLAAGLHIGTQQKTSDMEKYIFRVRSDGLYVLDIQKTDERIRQIAKLLAKYDPEDILVVATRQYGQAPVKKFGEITGAKTIPGRFIPGTLTNPNYAKFIEPKIIVVTDPRSDAQAILESKQNGIPVVALCDTENLLSFVDIAVPVNNKGRKAIALVYWLLARQILRERGDIPEDGDLDIEPTDFELKF
- a CDS encoding RNase J family beta-CASP ribonuclease, whose amino-acid sequence is MSVEVIAIGGYQEVGKNMTAIRIGEDVVIFDMGIHLDRISMHEDTDIDRMHSLDLIERGVIPDDTLMKDVDGKVKGIVFSHGHLDHIGAVAKLAHRYDAPLIGTPYTAALIEKQIKGERKFKVTNPIRPLNPGSKLKLSKDITLEFVQSTHSIPQAVFPVLHTPEGVIVYALDFKFDNHQKVSPPPDYKRLRELGRKGVLALIVETTNAKNYNEVKTHSERIARNILEDVMKGPLQEKTGMIVTTFSSHVERVQAIADIAKKSHREIFFLGRSMERFCGIAQKLGILKLPKNASIYGSPKAVNKALMKADEDRANYLLVTTGHQGEPDALLPRIANGRTPFNIKKGDNVIISAPIIPNPTNAANRHIMERRLKLKGARIYPNAHVSGHAGREDHREFLRMLKPQHIIPAHGDLSMLAAYAELAEEEGYRIGYDIHILRNAQAQVFKG
- a CDS encoding DNA-directed RNA polymerase subunit K, whose translation is MEVIFMNVEKKLTRFERARLLGARAIQISMGARPLVEITDSLDPIDIAYEELKAGVLPLDVIRDE